AATCATGGGAGCGGTACCCAACGCTCACTCATTGTCTCCACCCAGGTATCGTCCTTACACTTACTGGCTCAGTCCGTGATTATCGTAGCCCCAGCGCTCTCTCCATTGCTAGCCCAATCCCTACTCTGAGTAGCCACAGCTCGCTACCTCATTTACAGGTTAATAACTCAAACAACATTAATGGTAGCCCCATCTCTCGCTCATAATTACTAGCCCAATATATGCTCCTGCTAGGCTCAACTCTCACAAAGTTACTGGCCCAATCCACATTCATGCTAGCCCCAACTCTCTCTAGTCCGTTTCCCAGTCCCATTCCCTGGATTTTTAGCCGATAAAAGTTGTAGTTATCAGCCCACATCCTGCAAACGACGTTTCCTCTGCCAGAGACACCCGGCCCCTTCCTGCCTCAGAGAGAAGCCACCGGAGCTGCTCCGTTACGTCACGGATTTAGTGACCGTCGCTCTCTGGCGTGattagtcccccccccccatcagattGTAGCCCCCTGCCTGGTCAGTCAAGGCCCCTCTTGGGCTAGGGCAAGGATATAAGTAAATCACTGCAGGGAGCAcaaatccctctccccctcctccacttggGGTAGGGGGTCCCCGTCTTCCTCCTCCACAGCGCTGTGGGCCCCCGAGTTTTCTCGCTCCACCACCTTCTCCCTCAGCTCCATGAGAAGGTCGCGACTCTCGCTGGCCGGGAGGTTACTCAGGTAATACTGGGGGGCAAACTCAACCAACCTGGGGGAGCACAGAGGGTGAGAAaggtgtgagcctcaaaggactgaagtgacgagagagagagagagagagagggaaaggaggatgggcgagagagagagggaaaggaggatgggcgagagagggaggatgggagagagagggagagagggaggatgggcgAGAGAGCGAGGGAAAGGAGGATGGGCGAGAGAGCGAGGGAAAGGAGGATGGGCGAGAGAGCGAGGGAAAGGAGAATGGGCGAGAGAGCGAGGGAAAGGAGAATGGGCGAGAGAGCGAGGGAAAGGAggatgggcgagagagagagggaaaggaggatgggcgagagagagagagggaaaggaggatgggcgagagagagagagggaaaggaggatGGGCGAGAGAGCGAGGGAAAGGAGAatgggcgagagagacagagggaaaggaggatgggcgagagagagagagcgggaaagGAGGatgggcgagagagagggagcgggaaAGGAGGATGGGCGAGAGAGCGAGGGAAAGGAggatgggcgagagagagagagcgggaaagGAGGATGGGATGATGATTTAGGGGTAAGTCAGGGATGGGGGGTCACAGTTGGTTTATAAAGGAATCGGGGTGACGGTTTGGGGGTGTCAGGGATGGGGGTCACAGTTGGCTTATAAAGGAATCGGGGTGATGGTTTCGGGGTGTCAGGGATGTGGGTTACAGTTGGCTTATAAAGGAATCGGGGTGATGGTTTGGGGGTGTCAGGGATGTGGGTTACAGTTGGCTTATAAAAGAATCGGGGTGATGGTTTGGGGGTGTCAGGGATGGGGGTCACAGTTGGCTTATATAGGAATCGAGGTGATGGTTTGGGGGTAAGTCAGGGATGGGGGTCACAGTTGGCTTATAAAGGAATCGGGGTGATGGTTTGGGGGTAAGTCAGGGATGGGGGTCACAGTTGGCTTATAAAGGAATCGGGGTGATGGTTTGGGGGTAAGTCAGGGATGGGGGTGGCCTTGGGTATGGTCCATGACCCCTCACATGTAAGGTTGGATCTCCGTGGCTACGCTGATGCAGTTGTCCTGGGAAATGCTGAATTCATGGTAGAGCACccaggtggggaggggagagcgtcCGTGGTACACGGAGGAAGGGTGCAGATGAGCCACGTGTTTATGCGCGAGCATCAAGTAGTTCCCTTGACCGTCCACGTCTTGAGCCAcctgaaagagacagagagatgtgACTGAGTCTGATCAATGCTGGTTAACGCTCTATACGTGTCACCAGGGCGGTCTCAATCTCTGTGGGGTCTCTCGCTGCCTCTTTGTGaggtctccctctctttctttgtgTGGTCTCTTGCTGCCTCTCCCTTTGGGTTCTTGTGAGGTCCCTCTGCGggttctccccatccctccctgggcccccgctgcctccCTGGGCCCCCGCGGCCTTGTTGTCTCCCTGGGACCTCGCTGGCTTCCTGGGCCCTCGCTGCCTCCCTGGGCCCTCGCTGCCTCCCTGGGCCCTCGCTGCCTCCCTGGGCCCTCGCTGCCTTGTTGCCTCTCTGGGCCCTCGCTGCCTCCTTGggccctccctgcctctctgggCCCTCGCTGCCTCTCTGGGCCCTCGCTGCCTCCCTGGGCCCTCGCTGCCTCCCTGGACCCTCGCTGCCTGCCTGGGCCCTCACTGCCTCCCTGAGCCCTCGCTGCCTTGTTGCCTCCCTGGGCCCTCGC
The nucleotide sequence above comes from Ascaphus truei isolate aAscTru1 unplaced genomic scaffold, aAscTru1.hap1 HAP1_SCAFFOLD_1782, whole genome shotgun sequence. Encoded proteins:
- the LOC142476872 gene encoding ATP-dependent RNA helicase homolog DQX1-like → MSLIHVYNSYKEHGDSWCARSALCPRALHQADALREDLLDLMHRIELPVSPPTFPITESVLNITRALISGGFLKVAQDVDGQGNYLMLAHKHVAHLHPSSVYHGRSPLPTWVLYHEFSISQDNCISVATEIQPYMLVEFAPQYYLSNLPASESRDLLMELREKVVERENSGAHSAVEEEDGDPLPQVEEGERDLCSLQ